One Leclercia pneumoniae genomic region harbors:
- the tviB gene encoding Vi polysaccharide biosynthesis UDP-N-acetylglucosamine C-6 dehydrogenase TviB has protein sequence MNITDKKIGIIGLGYVGLPLAVEFGKKFTTVGYDINSRRVDELKNGVDSTLEVTDEELNTSSGLAFTTDIEDVRQCNVFIVTVPTPIDVHKMPDLTPLISASKIIAQVIKKDDIVIYESTVYPGATEDDCIPVIEQYSGLKFNKDFFAGYSPERINPGDKKHRVTTIKKVTSGSTQYIADVVDAIYNEVIIAGTHKAESIRVAEAAKIIENTQRDLNIALVNELAIIFNLMGIDTEAVLNAAATKWNFLHFKPGLVGGHCIGVDPYYLTHKAQSIGYLPNVILSGRRINDGMGGYIANQLIKAMIKKRIQVDGANILVMGLTFKENCPDLRNTRITDIVSVLKEYNTNIDVYDPWCSPEVAKEEYNLEVMTRFDQLDKKYDAVLIGVSHDEFIELGIDRINKLCNENKVTYDIKNIFSKDACDLRL, from the coding sequence ATGAACATAACGGATAAAAAAATTGGGATCATTGGATTGGGCTATGTTGGCCTGCCGCTCGCAGTTGAATTCGGTAAAAAATTTACAACAGTTGGGTACGATATTAATTCTCGTAGAGTTGATGAATTAAAAAATGGCGTTGACTCAACCTTAGAAGTCACTGATGAAGAGCTGAACACCTCTTCGGGTTTGGCATTTACCACAGATATTGAAGATGTACGACAGTGCAACGTTTTTATTGTGACAGTGCCGACTCCAATTGATGTCCATAAGATGCCTGATTTGACACCTCTGATAAGCGCGAGCAAGATAATCGCTCAAGTTATCAAAAAAGATGATATTGTCATTTATGAATCAACTGTTTATCCAGGCGCAACAGAGGATGATTGTATTCCAGTTATCGAACAATATTCTGGGCTCAAATTCAATAAAGATTTCTTTGCAGGTTATAGTCCTGAGCGTATTAACCCTGGTGATAAAAAACATCGTGTAACCACAATCAAAAAAGTTACATCTGGTTCAACGCAGTATATTGCTGATGTTGTTGATGCGATTTACAATGAAGTTATTATCGCAGGTACGCATAAAGCAGAGTCTATCCGCGTTGCTGAAGCAGCAAAAATCATTGAGAATACTCAGCGCGATCTGAATATTGCATTAGTTAATGAATTAGCAATTATATTCAATCTAATGGGGATTGATACTGAGGCTGTTTTAAATGCTGCTGCAACAAAATGGAATTTTTTGCATTTCAAACCCGGCTTAGTTGGCGGTCATTGTATTGGTGTTGATCCATATTATCTAACGCATAAAGCACAGTCGATTGGTTATTTGCCTAATGTGATCTTATCTGGACGGCGAATTAATGATGGGATGGGGGGATACATTGCTAATCAATTGATTAAAGCGATGATCAAAAAACGTATCCAGGTTGATGGCGCTAATATTTTAGTGATGGGATTAACATTCAAAGAAAACTGCCCTGATCTGAGAAATACACGTATAACGGATATTGTATCTGTATTAAAAGAATATAATACAAATATCGATGTCTATGATCCATGGTGTTCGCCTGAGGTTGCTAAAGAAGAGTACAACCTTGAAGTTATGACTAGATTTGACCAGCTTGATAAAAAATATGATGCTGTGCTAATTGGTGTATCTCATGATGAATTTATTGAATTGGGCATCGATAGGATAAACAAACTGTGCAACGAAAATAAAGTGACATATGATATTAAAAATATCTTTTCCAAAGATGCTTGTGATTTAAGACTGTAG
- the galF gene encoding UTP--glucose-1-phosphate uridylyltransferase GalF has protein sequence MINLKAVIPVAGLGMHMLPATKAIPKEMLPIVDKPMIQYIVDEIVAAGIKEIVLVTHSSKNAVENHFDTSYELEALLEQRVKRQLLAEVQSICPPGVTIMNVRQSQPLGLGHSILCARPVVGDNPFVVVLPDIILDNATADPLRYNLAAMVARFNETGRSQVLAKRMHGDLSEYSVIQTKEPLDSEGKVSRIVNFIEKPDQPHTLDSDLMAVGRYVLNAEIWAELEKTEPGAWERIQLTDAIAELAKKQSVDAMLMTGESYDCGKKMGYMQAFVQYGLRNLKEGQKFRKSISELLGK, from the coding sequence ATGATTAATTTGAAAGCAGTCATACCGGTAGCGGGTTTGGGCATGCATATGCTGCCAGCCACTAAGGCTATTCCTAAAGAGATGCTGCCGATCGTTGACAAGCCGATGATTCAGTACATTGTCGACGAGATTGTTGCTGCAGGGATCAAAGAAATCGTTCTGGTCACGCATTCATCAAAGAATGCAGTCGAAAACCACTTCGACACCTCTTACGAACTTGAAGCGTTGCTTGAGCAGCGTGTTAAGCGTCAGCTTCTGGCCGAAGTGCAGTCTATCTGCCCGCCAGGAGTGACGATTATGAACGTTCGACAGTCACAGCCCCTTGGCCTTGGCCACTCAATTTTGTGCGCGCGTCCGGTTGTGGGTGATAACCCGTTTGTGGTTGTGCTGCCGGACATTATTCTCGATAACGCAACAGCTGACCCGCTGCGCTACAACCTGGCTGCCATGGTTGCACGTTTTAATGAGACAGGGCGTAGCCAGGTGTTGGCTAAGCGTATGCATGGCGACCTGTCCGAATACTCTGTGATTCAGACTAAAGAACCGCTGGACTCTGAAGGTAAAGTTAGCCGTATTGTTAACTTTATTGAAAAACCGGATCAACCGCATACCCTGGATTCCGATCTGATGGCTGTTGGTCGCTACGTGCTCAATGCTGAAATCTGGGCAGAACTGGAGAAAACTGAGCCAGGTGCCTGGGAGCGTATCCAGTTGACGGATGCTATTGCTGAGCTGGCCAAGAAGCAATCAGTAGATGCGATGCTGATGACTGGCGAAAGCTACGACTGCGGTAAGAAGATGGGTTACATGCAGGCGTTTGTTCAGTATGGGCTGCGGAATCTGAAGGAAGGCCAGAAGTTTAGGAAGAGTATAAGCGAGCTATTAGGCAAGTAG
- the wcaM gene encoding colanic acid biosynthesis protein WcaM has translation MPKSMTRRTFVTTCSLLAVTPLVGVRAATKSGTVNIRDYNNRDWIAAFKQAFAESDTVEVPAGLTCENINTGIFIPQGKTLLIRGALTGNGRGRFVLQDGCKVIGEGEGRTENITLDVRGSNCEIKGLTMSGYGPVTQIYIGGKKPKVMRNLLIDNLTVTKANYAILRQGFHNQVDGAKITNCHFSYLQGDAIEWNVAINDQNILISDHVIDHIDCTNGKINWGIGIGLAGSTYDNEYPEDQSVKNFVVANITGSNCRQLVHVENGKHFIIRNVKARNITPDFSKKAGIDNATVAIYGCDNFVIDNVEMVDSAGFLIGYGVIKGNYLSIPQNFKLNDIRLDNRRADKKLRGIQISSGNATSFVAITNVNIQRASLTLHNKPQHLFMRNIHVMQEATTGPALKLNFDLRKDVRGKFMAKEETLLSLANVKAVNEKGQSSVDIDRMDQHVVNVDRLNFALPRR, from the coding sequence ATGCCGAAATCCATGACGCGACGCACGTTCGTCACTACCTGTTCATTGCTGGCGGTAACGCCTCTGGTAGGTGTGCGCGCCGCGACAAAGAGCGGCACGGTGAATATCCGCGATTATAACAACCGCGACTGGATCGCCGCCTTTAAGCAGGCCTTTGCCGAAAGCGATACGGTGGAAGTTCCGGCAGGATTGACCTGCGAGAACATCAACACCGGGATTTTCATTCCCCAGGGTAAAACCTTGCTGATACGCGGCGCGCTAACCGGCAATGGTCGCGGTCGCTTCGTTCTGCAGGATGGCTGTAAAGTTATAGGGGAAGGGGAGGGGAGAACCGAAAACATCACTCTCGATGTACGCGGTTCGAACTGCGAGATCAAAGGGCTGACCATGAGTGGATATGGGCCCGTTACGCAGATCTATATCGGCGGTAAAAAACCGAAGGTGATGCGCAATCTGCTGATCGATAACCTGACGGTAACCAAAGCTAACTACGCCATCCTGCGGCAGGGATTCCACAATCAGGTTGATGGCGCGAAAATCACCAACTGTCACTTCAGTTACCTGCAGGGGGATGCCATCGAGTGGAACGTGGCGATCAATGACCAGAACATCCTGATTTCTGACCACGTTATCGACCATATTGACTGCACCAACGGTAAGATCAACTGGGGGATAGGTATCGGTCTGGCGGGTAGCACTTACGACAATGAGTACCCTGAAGATCAGTCGGTAAAAAACTTTGTCGTGGCCAACATCACCGGCAGCAACTGCCGCCAGCTGGTGCATGTTGAGAACGGTAAACATTTTATCATTCGCAACGTCAAGGCCCGAAATATCACGCCGGACTTTAGCAAAAAAGCGGGTATTGATAACGCAACGGTGGCGATCTATGGCTGCGATAACTTTGTCATTGATAACGTTGAAATGGTCGACAGCGCAGGCTTTCTCATTGGCTATGGCGTGATCAAAGGGAATTATCTCTCCATCCCGCAAAACTTTAAACTGAACGATATCCGGCTGGATAATCGTCGTGCGGATAAAAAATTGCGTGGGATCCAAATCTCTTCAGGCAACGCGACGTCGTTTGTCGCTATCACCAATGTGAACATCCAGCGCGCCTCTCTTACCCTACACAACAAACCGCAACACCTCTTTATGCGCAATATTCACGTGATGCAGGAGGCGACGACCGGCCCGGCGTTGAAGCTTAACTTCGACCTGCGCAAAGACGTTAGGGGCAAGTTTATGGCTAAGGAGGAAACGCTTCTGTCACTGGCGAACGTGAAGGCGGTGAATGAGAAGGGGCAGAGCTCGGTGGATATCGACCGGATGGATCAACATGTGGTGAATGTGGATAGGTTGAATTTTGCGCTGCCACGAAGATGA
- the wcaL gene encoding colanic acid biosynthesis glycosyltransferase WcaL has translation MKVGFFLLKFPLSSETFVLNQITAFIDMGYDVEIVALQKGDTQNTHAAWTDYNLAAKTRWLQVEPQGRLAKLQYRALRTLSGMHRPATWKALNVSRYGAESRNLILSSICGQTPQPHRADVFIAHFGPAGVTAAKLRELGVIEGKIATVFHGIDISSRDVLSHYTPEYQQLFKRGDMMLPISDLWAGRLKTMGCPTEKITVSRMGVDMDRFTQRPVKVPGKPLQIISVARLTEKKGLHVAIEACRQLKARGVDFHYRILGIGPWERRLRTLIEQYQLDSHVEMPGFKPSHEVKAMLDEADLFLLPSITGTDGDMEGIPVALMEAMAVGIPVVSTVHSGIPELIEPGHSGWLVAENDAQALADQLAAFGDIDNDTLTPVVHNARRKVETDFNQQHINHQLASLLQTL, from the coding sequence ATGAAGGTTGGTTTCTTCTTGCTGAAATTCCCGCTGTCGTCAGAAACCTTTGTCTTAAATCAGATCACCGCGTTTATTGATATGGGATATGACGTGGAGATTGTCGCCCTGCAAAAGGGCGATACGCAGAACACCCATGCGGCCTGGACTGATTATAATCTTGCGGCAAAAACGCGCTGGCTGCAGGTAGAGCCGCAGGGACGACTGGCAAAATTGCAATACCGTGCGCTGCGTACCCTGAGTGGTATGCATCGCCCCGCCACCTGGAAGGCGCTGAATGTCTCCCGCTATGGCGCGGAATCGCGCAATCTTATCCTCTCTTCTATTTGCGGCCAGACGCCGCAACCGCATCGGGCAGATGTTTTCATCGCCCACTTTGGTCCGGCGGGCGTTACGGCCGCCAAACTGCGTGAACTGGGCGTGATCGAAGGCAAAATCGCTACCGTGTTTCACGGGATCGATATCTCCAGCCGCGATGTGCTCAGCCACTACACGCCCGAATACCAACAGCTGTTTAAGCGCGGCGATATGATGCTGCCCATCAGCGACTTGTGGGCTGGGCGCCTGAAAACGATGGGATGCCCGACAGAGAAAATTACCGTCTCCCGCATGGGCGTGGACATGGATCGCTTTACCCAGCGTCCGGTCAAAGTGCCGGGTAAACCGTTGCAGATAATTTCCGTGGCGCGCCTGACCGAGAAGAAGGGGCTGCACGTGGCCATCGAGGCCTGCCGTCAGCTGAAAGCGCGCGGTGTCGATTTCCATTATCGCATTCTGGGTATCGGTCCCTGGGAGCGTCGTCTGCGCACGCTTATTGAGCAGTATCAGCTGGACTCTCATGTTGAGATGCCGGGCTTCAAGCCCAGCCACGAAGTGAAAGCGATGCTCGACGAAGCCGATCTCTTTCTGCTGCCCTCCATTACCGGTACCGACGGGGATATGGAAGGCATTCCGGTGGCCTTAATGGAGGCGATGGCCGTGGGGATCCCGGTGGTCTCCACCGTGCATAGCGGGATCCCGGAGCTGATTGAACCCGGCCATTCCGGGTGGCTGGTGGCGGAAAATGATGCGCAGGCACTGGCCGATCAGCTTGCCGCCTTTGGCGATATCGATAACGACACGCTGACGCCGGTTGTGCATAACGCTCGCCGTAAGGTGGAGACCGATTTTAACCAGCAGCACATTAATCATCAGCTGGCCAGTCTGTTACAAACGCTTTAA
- the wcaK gene encoding colanic acid biosynthesis pyruvyl transferase WcaK — translation MKLLILGNHTCGNRGDSAILRGLLDAINTLAPETEVDVMSRYPVSSSWLLNRPVMGDPLFSQMKQHNSAAGVVGRVKKVLRRRYQHQVLLSRVTDTGKLRNIAIAQGFTDFVRLLSGYDAIIQVGGSFFVDLYGVPQFEHALCTFMAKKPLFMIGHSVGPFQDPQFNQLANYVFGHCDALILRESVSLDLMKRSDIDTSKVEHGVDTAWLVDHQTENFQPSYAVQHWLDVAAKQKTVAITLRELAPFDKRLGTTQAAYEKAFASVVNRILESGYQVLALSTCTGIDSYNKDDRMVALNLREHVSDPSRYHVVMDELNDLEMGKLLGACDLTVGTRLHSAIISMNFATPAIAINYEHKSAGIMQQLGMPEMAIDIRHLLDGSLEAMVADTLGSLPTVNERLAVAVKAERENGLSMVKSVLDRIGEEK, via the coding sequence ATGAAATTATTGATTCTTGGCAACCACACCTGCGGTAACCGCGGCGACAGCGCCATTCTGCGCGGTCTTCTGGATGCTATTAACACGCTTGCGCCTGAGACAGAAGTGGATGTAATGAGCCGCTATCCGGTGAGCTCCTCCTGGTTACTGAATCGCCCGGTGATGGGCGATCCGCTCTTTTCACAGATGAAGCAACATAACAGTGCGGCGGGCGTGGTGGGACGCGTCAAAAAAGTGCTGCGCCGTCGCTATCAACATCAGGTGCTCTTATCCCGTGTGACCGACACCGGCAAGCTGCGCAATATTGCGATTGCCCAGGGGTTTACTGATTTTGTGCGCCTGCTGTCGGGCTATGATGCGATTATTCAGGTGGGCGGCTCCTTCTTTGTCGACCTCTATGGCGTGCCGCAGTTCGAACATGCGCTCTGTACGTTTATGGCGAAAAAACCGCTGTTTATGATTGGTCACAGCGTGGGGCCATTCCAGGATCCGCAGTTTAATCAGCTGGCCAACTACGTGTTTGGCCATTGTGACGCGCTGATTCTGCGCGAATCCGTGAGCCTGGATTTGATGAAGCGTAGCGATATCGACACCAGCAAAGTCGAGCATGGCGTTGATACGGCCTGGCTGGTGGATCATCAGACGGAAAACTTTCAGCCGAGCTACGCGGTGCAGCACTGGCTTGACGTAGCGGCGAAGCAGAAAACCGTTGCCATTACCCTGCGCGAACTGGCGCCTTTCGACAAACGTCTGGGCACAACGCAGGCTGCTTATGAGAAAGCTTTTGCCAGCGTGGTAAATCGTATCCTGGAGAGTGGCTACCAGGTGCTGGCGCTCTCTACCTGTACCGGGATCGACAGCTATAACAAAGATGACCGCATGGTGGCGCTGAACCTGCGCGAGCATGTCAGCGATCCGTCCCGTTATCACGTGGTGATGGATGAACTGAACGACCTTGAGATGGGCAAACTGCTGGGTGCCTGTGACCTGACGGTGGGAACCCGTCTGCACTCGGCTATCATCTCCATGAACTTTGCCACCCCGGCCATTGCCATCAACTATGAACACAAGTCGGCGGGCATTATGCAGCAGTTGGGGATGCCGGAGATGGCTATCGATATCCGTCACCTGCTGGATGGCTCGCTGGAGGCGATGGTCGCCGATACGCTGGGCTCGCTGCCCACGGTTAATGAACGTCTGGCGGTTGCCGTGAAGGCCGAGCGCGAAAATGGCCTTAGCATGGTGAAATCGGTTCTCGATCGCATCGGGGAGGAGAAATGA
- the wzxC gene encoding MOP flippase family protein, translating to MSLREKTISGAKWSAMATIIIIGLGLVQMTVLARIIDNHQFGLLTVSLVIIALADTLSDFGIANSIIQRKEISHLELTTLYWLNVGLGLSVFVVVFLLSDVIGHVLNNPDLAPLIRTLSFAFVLIPHGQQFRALMQKELEFNKIGMIETSSVLAGFTFTVISAHFWPLAMTAILGYLVNTAVRTLLFGYFGRKIYRPGLHFSLKSVSSNLRFGAWLTADSIINYVNTNLSTLVLARILGASVAGGYNLAYNVAVVPPMKLNPIITRVLFPAFAKIQDDTEKLRVNFYKLLSVVGIINFPALLGLMVVSNNFVPLVFGEKWVSIVPILQLLCVVGLLRSVGNPIGSLLMAKARVDISFKFNVFKTFLFIPAIIVGGHMAGAIGVTLGFLLVQIINTVLSYFVMIKPVLGSSYRQYILSLWLPFYLSLPTLAVSYGLGVALGGHLALGALLAAQIASGALAFVVMIVLSRNALVVELKRQFCRSEKMKTLLRAG from the coding sequence ATGAGCTTACGAGAAAAAACCATCAGCGGCGCCAAATGGTCAGCCATGGCCACTATCATCATCATCGGCCTTGGGCTGGTACAGATGACGGTGCTGGCGCGCATCATCGATAATCACCAGTTCGGTCTGCTGACCGTATCGCTGGTGATTATCGCCCTCGCCGATACTCTCTCGGATTTCGGCATCGCCAACTCCATTATCCAGCGCAAAGAGATTAGCCACCTGGAATTGACCACGCTTTACTGGCTGAACGTCGGGCTGGGACTGTCGGTCTTCGTGGTGGTGTTTCTGCTGAGCGATGTGATTGGTCATGTACTGAACAACCCGGATTTGGCCCCGCTGATTCGCACGCTGTCATTTGCCTTCGTATTGATCCCGCACGGGCAGCAGTTCCGCGCGCTAATGCAGAAGGAGCTGGAGTTCAACAAAATTGGCATGATTGAGACCAGTTCGGTACTGGCGGGCTTTACCTTTACCGTGATTAGCGCTCACTTCTGGCCGCTGGCGATGACCGCGATCCTGGGTTATCTGGTCAACACGGCGGTGCGTACCCTGCTGTTTGGCTATTTTGGCCGCAAGATTTACCGCCCCGGTTTGCACTTCTCCCTAAAGTCGGTCTCCTCCAACCTGCGCTTTGGCGCCTGGCTGACGGCCGACAGCATTATCAACTATGTGAATACCAACCTCTCAACCCTGGTGCTGGCGCGTATTCTCGGTGCCAGCGTCGCCGGGGGCTACAACCTGGCTTATAACGTGGCGGTGGTCCCGCCGATGAAGCTCAACCCGATCATCACCCGCGTACTCTTCCCGGCCTTTGCCAAAATTCAGGATGATACTGAGAAGCTTCGGGTGAATTTCTACAAGCTGCTTTCGGTGGTGGGGATTATCAACTTTCCGGCGCTGCTGGGGCTGATGGTGGTTTCCAACAACTTTGTTCCGCTGGTCTTTGGCGAGAAATGGGTCTCGATCGTTCCCATTCTGCAACTGCTATGCGTGGTGGGTCTGTTGCGCTCGGTAGGTAATCCGATTGGTTCACTGCTGATGGCGAAAGCGCGCGTGGACATTAGCTTTAAATTCAATGTGTTCAAAACGTTCCTGTTTATTCCGGCCATTATCGTGGGTGGACACATGGCCGGTGCGATCGGCGTGACGCTGGGCTTCTTGCTGGTACAGATAATCAATACCGTTCTGAGCTATTTCGTGATGATCAAACCGGTGCTGGGTTCCAGCTACCGTCAATACATCCTGAGCCTGTGGCTGCCGTTCTACCTTTCGTTACCGACGCTTGCGGTGAGTTACGGCTTAGGGGTTGCCCTCGGCGGTCACCTGGCGCTGGGGGCCTTGCTGGCGGCGCAGATTGCCTCAGGGGCGCTGGCGTTCGTGGTCATGATTGTGCTGTCGCGTAATGCGCTGGTGGTGGAGTTGAAACGCCAGTTTTGCCGCAGCGAAAAGATGAAAACCTTATTGCGTGCAGGATGA
- the wcaJ gene encoding undecaprenyl-phosphate glucose phosphotransferase, with translation MTNLKKRERARTNASLISMVQRFSDITIMFGGLWVVCKLSGLSFLYMHLLMALIALVVFQMIGGMTDFYRSYRGVKMTTELMLLLQNWTLSLIFSAGLVAFSSAFDNSFSTYFYWYLLTSVGMVTCRSLIRFGAGWLRNRGYNKRYVAVAGDLPVGLALMESFRNEPWLGFDVVGVYHDAKPGGVTADWAGNYEQLIEDAKAGKIHNVYLAIPMSEESCIKRLMRELADTTCSVILIPDVFTFNILHSRIEEVNGVPVVPLYDTPLSGINRVLKRVEDIILSSLILLLISPVLCAIALAVKFSSPGPIIFRQTRYGMDGKPIKVWKFRSMKVMENDTVVTQATQNDPRVTRVGNFLRRTSLDELPQFINVLTGGMSIVGPRPHAVAHNEQYRALIEGYMLRHKVKPGITGWAQINGWRGETDTLEKMEKRIEFDLEYIREWSVWFDIKIVFLTIFKGFVNKAAY, from the coding sequence ATGACAAATCTAAAAAAGCGCGAGCGAGCCAGAACGAATGCATCGTTAATCTCAATGGTGCAGCGTTTTTCGGATATCACCATCATGTTCGGTGGGCTGTGGGTGGTGTGTAAGCTCAGTGGGCTCTCGTTTTTATACATGCACCTGCTGATGGCGCTGATTGCGCTGGTGGTTTTCCAGATGATTGGCGGTATGACCGATTTTTATCGCTCATACCGTGGCGTAAAAATGACCACGGAGCTGATGTTATTACTGCAAAACTGGACGCTGAGCCTCATCTTCAGCGCAGGCCTGGTGGCCTTTAGCAGCGCTTTCGACAACAGTTTCAGTACTTATTTTTACTGGTATCTGCTGACCAGCGTCGGCATGGTCACCTGCCGCTCGCTGATTCGCTTCGGCGCGGGCTGGTTGCGCAATCGGGGGTATAACAAGCGTTATGTGGCGGTAGCAGGGGATCTCCCGGTGGGGCTGGCCCTGATGGAGAGCTTTCGCAATGAGCCGTGGCTGGGTTTCGACGTAGTAGGGGTGTATCACGACGCCAAACCTGGCGGGGTGACCGCTGACTGGGCAGGTAACTACGAGCAGCTGATTGAGGATGCCAAAGCCGGCAAAATCCACAATGTTTATCTCGCCATCCCGATGAGCGAAGAGTCCTGCATCAAAAGGCTGATGCGAGAGCTGGCCGACACAACCTGTTCGGTGATCCTGATCCCTGACGTCTTTACCTTCAACATCCTCCATTCACGCATTGAAGAGGTTAACGGCGTGCCGGTCGTGCCTCTGTACGACACACCGCTCTCGGGTATCAACCGGGTACTGAAGCGCGTAGAGGACATCATCCTCTCGTCCTTGATTCTGTTACTGATCTCTCCGGTGCTGTGCGCCATTGCGCTGGCGGTGAAGTTCAGTTCGCCTGGACCAATCATCTTCCGACAGACCCGCTACGGTATGGACGGTAAGCCTATCAAGGTCTGGAAATTCCGCTCAATGAAGGTGATGGAGAATGACACGGTGGTGACGCAGGCGACGCAGAACGATCCGCGCGTAACCCGCGTGGGTAATTTCCTGCGCCGTACCTCTCTTGATGAGCTGCCACAGTTCATCAATGTGCTGACCGGCGGTATGTCCATCGTGGGCCCGCGACCGCATGCGGTTGCGCACAACGAGCAGTATCGTGCGCTGATTGAAGGCTACATGCTGCGCCATAAAGTGAAGCCAGGTATTACCGGCTGGGCGCAGATTAACGGCTGGCGCGGTGAGACCGACACGCTTGAGAAGATGGAAAAACGAATTGAATTTGACCTGGAATACATCCGCGAATGGAGCGTCTGGTTCGATATCAAAATCGTTTTCCTGACGATCTTCAAAGGCTTTGTGAACAAAGCGGCGTACTAA
- the cpsG gene encoding phosphomannomutase/phosphoglucomutase: MEKLTCFKAYDIRGKLGEELNEDIAWRIGRAYGEYLKPQTIVLGGDVRLTSESLKLALAKGLQDAGVDVLDIGLSGTEEIYFATFHLGVDGGIEVTASHNPMDYNGMKLVRKGARPISGDTGLRDVQRLAEANDFPQVDEARRGSYKQINLQNEYIDHLLGYINVANLKPLKLVINSGNGAAGPVVDALEARFKALNVPVTFIKVHNTPDGNFPNGIPNPLLPECRDDTRNAVIEHGADMGIAFDGDFDRCFLFDEKGQFIEGYYIVGLLAEAFLEKNPGAKIIHDPRLSWNTVDVVKAAGGTPVMSKTGHAFIKERMREEDAIYGGEMSAHHYFRDFAYCDSGMIPWLLVTELLCLKGQTLGELVRDRMAAFPASGEINSKLAQPAEAIARVEHHFALHALEIDRTDGISMAFPQWRFNLRSSNTEPVVRLNVESRADTAMMEARTKDILALLNQ; the protein is encoded by the coding sequence ATGGAAAAGTTAACCTGTTTTAAAGCCTACGATATTCGCGGCAAGCTGGGCGAAGAGCTGAACGAAGACATTGCCTGGCGTATTGGCCGCGCCTACGGCGAATATTTAAAACCGCAAACTATCGTGCTGGGCGGCGACGTGCGCCTCACCAGCGAGTCCCTGAAGCTGGCGCTGGCAAAAGGGCTGCAGGACGCGGGCGTGGACGTGCTGGATATCGGCCTGTCCGGTACCGAAGAGATCTATTTTGCGACGTTCCACCTGGGGGTGGATGGCGGTATCGAAGTGACCGCCAGCCATAACCCGATGGACTACAACGGCATGAAGCTGGTGCGCAAGGGCGCCCGTCCTATCAGTGGTGACACCGGCCTGCGTGATGTGCAGCGCCTGGCGGAAGCCAACGATTTCCCGCAGGTCGATGAAGCCCGGCGCGGCAGCTACAAACAAATTAATCTGCAAAACGAGTATATCGACCACCTGCTGGGCTACATCAACGTGGCGAACCTGAAGCCGCTGAAGCTGGTGATCAACTCCGGCAACGGCGCGGCCGGCCCGGTGGTGGATGCGCTGGAGGCCCGCTTTAAGGCGCTGAATGTGCCGGTGACCTTTATCAAGGTTCACAACACCCCGGATGGCAACTTCCCGAACGGTATTCCCAACCCGCTGCTGCCTGAATGCCGCGACGACACCCGCAACGCGGTGATCGAGCACGGCGCGGATATGGGCATCGCCTTTGACGGCGACTTTGACCGCTGCTTCCTGTTTGACGAGAAAGGACAGTTTATCGAGGGGTATTACATCGTCGGCCTGCTGGCGGAAGCCTTCCTCGAGAAAAACCCGGGGGCAAAAATCATTCACGATCCGCGTCTCTCCTGGAACACGGTGGACGTGGTGAAGGCGGCAGGCGGCACGCCGGTGATGTCGAAAACCGGCCACGCCTTTATTAAAGAGCGTATGCGTGAAGAAGACGCCATTTATGGCGGCGAGATGAGTGCGCACCACTACTTCCGCGATTTTGCTTACTGCGACAGCGGGATGATCCCGTGGCTGCTGGTCACAGAGCTGCTCTGCCTGAAGGGACAGACCCTGGGTGAGCTGGTGCGCGACCGCATGGCCGCCTTCCCGGCGAGCGGTGAGATTAACAGCAAGCTGGCACAGCCTGCCGAGGCGATTGCCCGCGTGGAGCATCATTTTGCCCTCCACGCGCTGGAGATTGACCGCACCGACGGGATCAGCATGGCCTTCCCGCAGTGGCGCTTCAACCTGCGTTCATCGAATACCGAGCCGGTAGTGCGTCTGAACGTGGAGTCCCGCGCCGACACGGCGATGATGGAAGCACGAACAAAGGACATTCTGGCGCTGTTGAATCAGTAA